One Ornithorhynchus anatinus isolate Pmale09 chromosome 2, mOrnAna1.pri.v4, whole genome shotgun sequence DNA segment encodes these proteins:
- the ALDOA gene encoding fructose-bisphosphate aldolase A has product MPHQYPALTQEQKKELSDIAHRIVAPGKGILAADESTGSIAKRLQSIGTENTEENRRFYRQLLLTADDRVNPCIGGVILFHETLYQKADDGRAFPQVIKAKGGVVGIKVDKGVVPLAGTNGETTTQGLDGLSERCAQYKKDGADFAKWRCVLKIGEHTPSALAILENANVLARYASICQQNGIVPIVEPEILPDGDHDLKRCQYVTEKVLAAVYKALSDHHVYLEGTLLKPNMVTPGHACTQKYGHEEIAMATVTALRRTVPPAVTGVTFLSGGQSEEEASINLNAINKCPLNKPWALTFSYGRALQASALKAWGGKKENSKTAQEEYIKRALANSLACQGKYAPSGQAGAAASESLFVSNHAY; this is encoded by the exons ggagcATCGCCAAGCGGCTCCAGTCGATCGGGACGGAGAACACGGAGGAGAACCGGCGCTTCTACCGGCAGCTGCTCCTGACCGCGGACGACCGGGTCAACCCCTGCATCGGGGGGGTCATCCTCTTCCACGAGACGCTCTACCAGAAGGCCGATGACGGGCGCGCCTTCCCCCAGGTCATCAAGGCCAAGGGTGGCGTCGTGGGCATCAAG GTGGACAAGGGTGTTGTGCCCCTGGCAGGGACCAACGGAGAAACCACCACTCAAG GCCTGGATGGGCTGTCGGAGCGCTGTGCTCAGTACAAGAAGGACGGGGCTGACTTTGCCAAATGGCGCTGTGTGCTGAAGATCGGCGAGCACACCCCTTCTGCTCTCGCCATCCTGGAGAATGCCAACGTCCTGGCTCGTTACGCCAGTATTTGCCAGCAG AATGGCATCGTTCCCATCGTGGAGCCGGAAATCCTTCCGGACGGAGATCATGACCTGAAGCGCTGTCAGTACGTCACCGAGAAG gTTTTGGCGGCCGTGTACAAGGCCCTGAGTGACCACCATGTTTACTTGGAGGGGACCCTGCTGAAGCCCAACATGGTGACCCCTGGACACGCCTGCACTCAGAAGTACGGCCACGAGGAGATCGCCATGGCCACCGTCACCGCCCTGCGCCGCACCGTGCCCCCCGCCGTGACCG GTGTCACTTTCCTTTCTGGGGGCCAGAGTGAGGAGGAGGCCTCCATCAACCTTAATGCCATCAACAAGTGCCCTCTGAACAAGCCCTGGGCACTGACCTTCTCCTATGGCCGTGCTCTGCAGGCCTCTGCCCTCAAAGCCTGGGGTGGCAAGAAGGAGAATAGCAAGACCGCCCAGGAGGAGTACATCAAGCGTGCCCTG GCTAACAGCCTGGCCTGCCAAGGAAAATACGCCCCAAGTGGACAGGCGGGCGCCGCGGCCTCCGAGTCGCTCTTCGTCTCTAACCACGCCTACTAA
- the PPP4C gene encoding serine/threonine-protein phosphatase 4 catalytic subunit, whose product MAEISDLDRQIEQLRRCELIKESEVKALCAKAREILVEESNVQRVDSPVTVCGDIHGQFYDLKELFRVGGDVPETNYLFMGDFVDRGFYSVETFLLLLALKVRYPDRITLIRGNHESRQITQVYGFYDECLRKYGSVTVWRYCTEIFDYLSLSAIIDGKIFCVHGGLSPSIQTLDQIRTIDRKQEVPHDGPMCDLLWSDPEDTTGWGVSPRGAGYLFGSDVVAQFNAANDIDMICRAHQLVMEGYKWHFNETVLTVWSAPNYCYRCGNVAAILELDEHLQKDFIIFEAAPQETRGIPSKKPVADYFL is encoded by the exons ATGGCAGAGATCAGCGACCTGGACCGGCAGATCGAGCAGCTGCGGCGCTGCGAGCTCATCAAGGAGAGCGAGGTCAAGGCACTCTGTGCCAAGGCCAG GGAAATCTTGGTGGAGGAGAGCAATGTACAGAGGGTGGATTCTCCCGTCACG GTATGCGGGGACATCCACGGACAATTCTATGACCTCAAAGAGCTATTTAGG gtgGGTGGAGACGTTCCTGAGACCAACTACCTCTTCATGGGGGACTTCGTGGACCGCGGCTTCTACAGTGTTGAGACTTTTCTCCTGCTGCTGGCCCTCAAG gTGCGCTACCCTGACCGCATCACTCTGATTCGGGGAAATCACGAGAGCCGGCAGATCACCCAGGTGTACGGCTTCTACGACGAGTGTCTGCGCAAGTACGGCTCGGTGACCGTCTGGCGCTACTGCACCGAGATCTTCGACTACCTCAGCCTGTCCGCCATCATCGACGGCAAG ATCTTCTGTGTGCACGggggcctctccccctccatccagaCCCTGGACCAGATCCGGACGATCGACCGGAAGCAGGAGGTGCCGCACGACGGGCCtatgtgtgaccttctctggtcGGACCCCGAAG ACACGACGGGCTGGGGGGTGAGCCCCCGGGGGGCAGGGTACCTGTTCGGCAGTGACGTGGTGGCCCAGTTCAATGCAGCCAATGACATCGACATGATTTGCCGGGCCCACCAGTTGGTCATGGAGGGCTACAAATGGCATTTCAACGAGACCGTTCTCACCGTCTGGTCCGCGCCCAACTACTGTTACCG CTGTGGGAATGTGGCCGCCATTTTGGAACTGGATGAACACCTGCAGAAGGACTTCATCATCTTCGAAGCAGCACCCCAGGAGACCCGGGGCATTCCTTCCAAGAAGCCCGTGGCCGACTACTTCCTGTGA
- the YPEL3 gene encoding protein yippee-like 3 codes for MVRISKPKTFQAYLDDCHRRYSCAHCRAHLANHDDLISKSFQGSQGRAYLFNSVVNVGCGPAEERVLLTGLHAVADIHCENCKTTLGWKYEQAFESSQKYKEGKYIIELNHMIKDNGWD; via the exons atgGTGCGGATCTCCAAGCCCAAGACCTTCCAGGCCTATCTGGACGACTGTCACCGGAGGTATAGCTGCGCCCACTGCCGAGCACATCTGGCTAACCACGATGACCTCATCTCCAAG tccttccaGGGCAGCCAGGGCCGGGCCTACCTCTTCAACTCCGT GGTGAACGTGGGATGCGGGCCGGCGGAAGAAAGGGTGCTGCTCACCGGGCTCCATGCCGTAGCCGACATCCACTGTGAGAACTGCAAGACCACACTGGGCTGGAAATAC GAACAGGCCTTCGAGAGCAGCCAGAAGTATAAGGAGGGGAAGTACATCATCGAGCTCAACCACATGATCAAGGACAATGGCTGGGATTGA
- the TBX6 gene encoding T-box transcription factor TBX6: MYHPRELYSPLGAGYRLRPPQPVANPGFIPGSAEGYHFPDLDPPKFDCFLSGLESSPRPLAAPPTLPPLPASFGGETPSPAPGPEAPRLLPGVSVSLENRELWKEFSSVGTEMIITKAGRRMFPACRVAVMGLDPEARYLFLLDVAPVDGARYRWQGHHWEPSGKAEPRLPDRVYIHPDSPATGAHWMRQPVSFHRVKLTNNTLDPHGHLILHSMHKYQPRLHLVRAAQLCSRHWGGVSSFRFPETEFISVTAYQNPRITQLKIAANPFAKGFRENGRNCKRERDARVKRRLRGPEPALTDTYAGGPSGPCDSTLSGDLPEPPPASTADPPPSCGGPSAEAYVLHPAAFHGAPGSLPARASAFSESSDAPAPAPLLSRRPAPYTASFLELPAGGGGGSGPTYPPAPPPGTFPPHFLQGGPFPLPYPAPGGYLDVSSKALY, from the exons ATGTACCACCCCCGGGAGCTCTACTCCCCGCTCGGGGCCGGCTACAGACTCCGGCCCCCCCAGCCCGTGGCCAACCCCGGCTTCATCCCGGGGTCCGCAGAAGGGTACCACTTCCCAG ACCTCGACCCACCCAAGTTTGACTGCTTCCTTTCCGGATTGGAGTCTAGTCCCCGGCCCCTGGCCGCCCCTCCGACGCTGCCCCCGCTGCCCGCCTCTTTTGGAGGAGagaccccttccccggcccccgggcccgaagccccccgcctcctcccgggtGTCAGTGTGAGTCTGGAAAACCGGGAGCTCTGGAAGGAGTTCAGCTCCGTGGGAACAGAGATGATCATCACCAAGGCTGGGAG gAGAATGTTCCCGGCGTGCCGCGTGGCGGTGATGGGGCTGGACCCGGAGGCGCGCTACCTCTTCCTGCTGGACGTGGCTCCGGTGGACGGGGCTCGCTACCGCTGGCAGGGCCACCACTGGGAGCCCAGCGGCAAGGCCGAGCCACGGCTCCCCGACCGCGTGTACATCCACCCTGACTCTCCGGCCACCGGCGCCCACTGGATGAGGCAGCCCGTGTCCTTCCACCGGGTCAAGCTCACCAACAACACGCTGGACCCCCACGGACAC TTGATCCTTCACTCCATGCACAAGTACCAGCCACGCCTCCACCTGGTCCGAGCCGCCCAACTCTGCAGCCGCCACTGGGGCGGGGTCTCCTCTTTCCGTTTCCCCGAGACCGAATTCATCTCGGTGACGGCCTACCAGAACCCCCGG atcacacagctgaagaTAGCAGCCAATCCCTTTGCCAAGGGCTTCCGGGAGAACGGAAGGAACTGTAAGAG GGAGAGAGATGCCCGGGTAAAGCGGAGGCTGAGGGGGCCGGAGCCGGCCCTGACCGACACCTACGCTGGGG GCCCCAGCGGGCCCTGTGACTCGACTCTGAGCGGAGACCTGCCTGAGCCGCCCCCGGCCTCCACGGCGGACCCCCCGCCCTCCTGCGGGGGTCCCAGCGCCGAGGCCTACGTCCTGCACCCGGCCGCCTTCCACGGGGCTCCCGGCAGCCTCCCCGCCAG GGCCTCCGCCTTCTCGGAGTCTTCGgacgccccggcccccgcgcccctcctgtcccgccgcccggccccttaCACCGCTTCCTTCCTGGAGTTgcctgcaggaggaggggggggctccggccccacctaccccccggcccctcccccggggaccttccctccccacttcctgcaGGGGGGACCCTTCCCCCTACCCTATCCGGCCCCTGGGGGTTACCTGGACGTCAGCTCCAAGGCCCTGTACTga